The following proteins are encoded in a genomic region of Drosophila willistoni isolate 14030-0811.24 chromosome 3R, UCI_dwil_1.1, whole genome shotgun sequence:
- the LOC6647553 gene encoding uncharacterized protein LOC6647553, producing the protein MLQNTAFYKHALEAQHKVLPTSEPNYIDNLHVIFFEQIFERIDYLSDQVRMARAYPQFLPQILKIWEKRLHYRIVGPNTAFLGLLDIEDYVFFMDHMVDRFTELHVHDDGIGSFAEFYDYITHLCDINITRLPKVDTCILAGNPDTMVDEDVRDLTVMLPNLKRLTTCMNLSGAYMRGFRKLEELVFKSMYHSLPLDSRWIQDICLGMSQLKVLDITDSFDSGVRLHDIKLPQLEVLRINLSSVETIVSQVLQLPKLRKLAIRFDDSRQLHADQETIFQQIVVAKSESITRIALNNEVVQLPSRWQQSLLLELPKLRALICENWYHNDFFLDRQHIPCAQMEILSFSGWEIVREYQLLELVAECSQLQQLALNSYHSSMDKLNKLVSIRRQEKNPKPLQVFSDTMWTHLTPQEYQFWRNNKYVQVTCDGTDYDYQEDGFEFDFE; encoded by the coding sequence atgtTGCAAAATACTGCCTTCTATAAGCACGCTCTCGAGGCCCAGCACAAAGTGTTGCCGACCAGTGAACCAAACTATATAGACAATTTGCACGTGATATTTTTCGAGCAGATCTTTGAAAGAATTGACTATCTGAGCGATCAGGTGCGCATGGCACGAGCCTATCCCCAGTTTCTGCCTCAGATACTGAAAATCTGGGAGAAACGTCTGCATTATCGCATCGTAGGACCAAACACCGCCTTTCTGGGTCTTCTGGATATTGAGGACTATGTCTTCTTCATGGATCACATGGTGGATCGCTTTACGGAATTGCATGTCCACGACGATGGCATTGGATCATTTGCCGAGTTCTATGACTACATCACACATCTGTGTGACATCAATATTACACGACTTCCGAAGGTGGACACTTGCATATTGGCTGGCAATCCGGATACAATGGTGGACGAAGATGTCCGTGACTTGACCGTGATGTTGCCGAATCTTAAGAGACTTACCACTTGCATGAATCTATCTGGTGCCTATATGCGTGGCTTTAGGAAGCTTGAAGAGTTGGTCTTCAAGTCGATGTATCATTCGCTGCCCCTGGATAGCCGTTGGATTCAGGACATTTGCCTGGGAATGTCTCAGTTAAAGGTTCTCGACATTACCGACTCCTTTGATAGTGGTGTGCGTCTTCATGACATCAAATTGCCGCAACTAGAAGTCCTGCGCATCAATCTAAGCAGCGTGGAAACCATTGTATCACAGGTGCTCCAGTTGCCAAAGCTACGCAAATTGGCTATAAGATTTGATGACTCACGACAACTTCATGCCGATCAAGAGACCATCTTCCAGCAGATCGTTGTGGCCAAAAGTGAATCCATCACTCGAATTGCTCTCAACAACGAGGTAGTCCAATTGCCATCGCGCTGGCAACAATCCTTGCTCTTGGAGTTGCCGAAATTGCGAGCCCTCATTTGCGAAAATTGGTATCACAATGATTTCTTCCTGGATCGTCAGCATATACCATGCGCCCAAATGGAGATACTTAGTTTCAGCGGCTGGGAAATTGTTCGGGAATATCAATTGCTTGAATTAGTGGCCGAATGCTCACAGCTCCAGCAATTGGCATTGAATTCGTATCACAGCAGTATGGATAAGTTAAATAAACTGGTCAGCATTCGGAGGCAAGAGAAGAATCCAAAGCCCTTGCAAGTTTTCAGTGACACGATGTGGACGCATCTCACACCACAGGAATATCAATTCTGGCGCAACAACAAGTACGTCCAAGTTACCTGCGATGGCACCGACTATGACTATCAAGAGGATGGCTTTGAGTTTGACTTTGAATAG